From Gammaproteobacteria bacterium, the proteins below share one genomic window:
- a CDS encoding sigma-70 family RNA polymerase sigma factor — MESSDEELVARAAGHDGRHAFAMLVARHQSDVRNSLRRFTRGNIALADDLAQETFIRAYRSIASFRRDSSFRSWIYRIAYRCFLDELRRNEPATEEIGDQHPSAGEDHEAREFMDHFDAAMRQLSQAQRDAVHFSLQRGFSHPEIADIMAMPVGTVKTHVLRGRQKLQEILSDWQGGFSNE; from the coding sequence GTGGAATCGAGCGATGAGGAGCTGGTCGCGCGTGCGGCGGGGCATGACGGTCGTCATGCCTTTGCGATGCTGGTCGCGCGTCACCAGTCGGACGTCCGCAATTCGCTGCGCCGGTTCACGCGTGGCAATATCGCGCTGGCCGATGACCTTGCCCAGGAAACCTTCATCAGGGCGTATCGTTCGATCGCCAGCTTCAGGCGCGACAGCAGCTTTCGCAGCTGGATCTATCGCATCGCCTATCGCTGCTTTCTCGACGAGCTGCGCCGCAACGAGCCCGCGACCGAGGAGATCGGCGATCAGCATCCGAGCGCAGGCGAAGACCATGAGGCGCGCGAGTTCATGGATCATTTCGATGCGGCGATGCGCCAGCTCAGCCAGGCGCAGCGTGATGCGGTACACTTTTCGCTTCAGCGCGGGTTTTCACACCCGGAAATCGCGGACATCATGGCAATGCCCGTGGGGACCGTCAAAACACATGTACTGAGAGGCCGCCAGAAGCTGCAGGAAATCCTCAGCGACTGGCAGGGGGGGTTCAGCAATGAATGA